The Pseudodesulfovibrio sediminis genome includes the window ACGAGTATGCCCAATATGGATTATCCTGGTCCCTGCCCGAGTTGTATGGGGATTGATGGTTGCCCTACCGATGCTGGTAAACAGGAAGCTGTTGCTCATTATTGCAAGGGCTTGGAGATGGAACTCAACACGTGGAAAGCGCGTCTGTATGATATCCTTGCTTCAGACAAGGGTGCTGACATCGCTGATGAAATAATCCTTATAAAGTCAACTGTGAAGGAGCTGGATGCCATCGCTTCACAGATGATAGATGTCTGCCCTTCATTGGAGGCTCAGGAGAAGATCATTGGCGGGAAACTTGAGGACCTGCGTGTTCACTACACCAAGGCTCTTGGAGTTCTTGCCCCTGGTTGGTTTGGTGGCTAGAGCCTGAGAATACAATCTTGTAAGGCCGCTGATTGTATTGGCGGCCTTTTATTTGTTGTATTCATGAGTGATTCCGTGCTCAGAAAGAACGTGGTGTCGTCATTTTTGCCTACTCAAATTTTATAAAAATTTCTTGCGCATGAAATAGATGAGCATGGCCAGACCGACCACTCCCATGGCGCCTAGGGCGTAGAAGTATCCATATCTCCATGCCAACTCGGGCATGTATTGGAAATTCATCCCATACACTCCTGCAATAAATGTCAGGGGAATGAAAATGGTGGCTATGACGGTCAGGAACTGCATGACATTATTGGTTCGGATTCCAATGAGGGATATCTGGTAGTCAACCATGGACTTCAGAATGTCATGCAAAGCCGTCACCCCTTCAACAATCTGATCCTGATGTCCGGCGGTGTCTCGTAAAAAGGGGAGGACGGTTTCCGGTATTTCGGCATCTTCGTGCATAAGGTTCTTGAATATTTCTCGAACAGGGACAAGGATGTTCCGTAAAAGAATGGTCTCTCTCTTGAGCTCATACAGTTTCCCCAGAAGATCATCAGTCGTTCTTTGTCCGAGTTGGTTCTCCAGGTCCTGGGCAATTTCACTTAGTTGGCCAAGGGTCGCCATTTCGCGGTCAACCAGGGTATCGAGAATCGCTGTCAGCAGGTAGGAACTGTCTGAATTTCGGATACGGCCTTTTCCCTTGTTGATCCTATTGATGAGTCCTGTCAGCAGATCGCTTTCTTTTTCAAGGAAGAGGATAACGAGTCCGTCTCTCCAGAAAATGCTTACCTGTTGGCTTTCCAGATTCTCATTCTTGACATCCACATGCTTCATGACAATAAAGCTCGTATCATCGTCGGCCCAGCTCATTTTTGGCCGTTGACCGGTGTTCATGACATCTTCCAGCGTGAGCAGTGGGAGGTTCAGCGTGGTTCCCATGGATTTGATCATGTCTGGGACATGCACCCCGGTGACGACCAGAAGGTTGATCATGTCCTTTTTCAAGAGGCATTGACTTACGTCTTCATAGCGAGCTTCGACTACCTGTTCTTTATTGTACGCATAGTGGAGCACAAAAGGAGTGAATTCGCGTTTGGCGCCTGCGTAAACAAGTGTGCCTGGAGCTGCGTCGTTTTTGACTTGGTTCCAATGTAAAAAATCAAACATCATTCACTCCTTGATCAATGAATGTATTTCCTTAATGCTTGTTTTGAATACTATACTTATGCCGATTGTGCTGTCCATGTAATATCTGTTTGGAGTCTCTCATGATGGAGTGGTTGAATAATACATATGTGATTAAAACTCTGGAAAGTGTAGCGCTTATGCTGGTTGTCTACACTTTGGCTAAACTCGCGTCTTCCATTGCGACCAAAGAGGGAAAGCGGAACTCGGAAGCGCCGTTTGCCATCAAGTATACGGCGATTTTCTTTTTTGGATTTGCGTTGATTTTTATCTGGCTGGAAGGACTTGGGTCCATTCTGACAGCGTTGACCATTGTTGCGGCTGCGCTGACGATTGTGTCCAAAGAGCTTATCCTCAACTTCCTCGGTTCATTCGTCATTTTCTGGCGTGAGTTGTTTGCCATTGGCGACAGAGTGCAGGTCGGGGATTCGACCGGAGACGTCATAGGCAAGGGGTTGTTCTACTTCACACTTCTTGAGGTGGGAAAGTCGGATTCGGCAGGCCAGAGCACTGGCCGCCTCATCAAGGTCCCCAACGCGCAGGTCTTTACCCTGCCGGTCATCAATGCCACTCGCGGAGCCGGATATGTCTGGAATGAAGTCCAGATTGCTATCCAGAGAACGGATAACTGGGAAAACGGTCGGGAACTGCTCTTACAAGCAGTAGAGCGGTACTACGAAGCCGATGCCATTGATCTCGACAGAATCAAGAAGGTCTTTGAACGCAAGAAGGTCTTCTTCAAATTCTTGACCCCCAGAGTGTACGTCTCTGTTTCCACCGGGGGCATCTGTCTGACTCTGCGGTATCTCTGCCGCTCTCGCATGACACGGGAAAGTCAGGATGCCATCACCACCGATTTCCTGAACAGCATGCAGGATCTCGACATCAAACTGGCTGAAGAGCAACCGTAGGCCCCCCTCTGCACACTCTTTAAGCAGCAAGAGACAAGGTTGCAAAAGCGCAAACAAAAAGGGTTTATGACGATTTGTCATAAACCCTTAATTTTTCTGGTCGGGAGGATTTGAACCTCCGCTCTCTGCTCCCCGAAGGATGCGGTTTGATTTGCGAACCTTATAAATTATTGCTGTCTATCGTTTTGGGCCTTGTAAAAGAGGGCAGGTCAGTGCGTTCATACGCGCTCGGCTTTGTTGCGTGTAACGAACGCCAAATCTATGGGAAAAGACGCGAGCGCACATCCTCCGCTTTACAGGCTCGTACCAGTCATAAGATAGGTCTAAAGTGCAACTAATACAAAACAGTTACAGCAGAAGAAACTCTCTTTGCTTTCTCGACAGCACCCTCAACGTCGTCAGCAAGGGCCAAAGCAACGCCAAGACGACGGACTCCAGCGCATTCGCCTTTTCCGAAGATTAAAACCTTTGTATCTGCTTCACGAAGCGCAACATCAACGCCATCAAAGGCGGGCTTGTCTGATGTTCCATTAGATAGAATCACACTTGAAGCGGCGATTCCGTATTGACGAATACCCGGAATCGGCAAGCCCAGAACAGCTCTCACGTGCAGGGCAAATTCACTTAAATCCTGAGAGATGACAGTCACCAATCCTGTATCGTGAGGGCGAGGAGAAACTTCACTAAAGATAACGTCTTCATCTTTGACAAAAAGTTCAACCCCAAAAAGGCCACGCCCACCTAAGGCGTCTGTTATTTTGCGTGCATATTTTTGAGCTTTCGCAAGGGCCGCTTCACTCATGGGTTGCGGCTGCCAGGATTCACGGTAATCCCCATCTTCTTGTCGGTGCCCAATCGGCTCACAAAACGTTGTCCCATCAATGTGACGCACGGTTAAAAGGGTAATCTCATAATCAAAAGGGACAAATTTTTCGATAATGATACGCCCTTCGCCAGTACGCCCGCCGGACTGAGAGTACTCCCAAGCCTTTTGGATATCAGCCTCACTTTTTACAGTGGATTGTCCTTTCCCAGAAGAACTCATGACAGGCTTGATCACACATGGGATACCGATTTCAGCCACTGCCGCCCGGTATTCTTCTTCTGTATCGGCGAAGCGGTAAGGCGATGTGGTCAGGCCAACCTCCTCAGCAGCAAGACGCCGAATACCTTCACGATCCATTGTCAGCTTAGTCGCATTGGCAGTAGGGACAACATTGAATCCCTCTTTTTCAAGCTCGACCAAAGTAGACGTGGCAATAGCCTCAATCTCAGGCACAATATAGTCTGGCTTCTCTTCAGTAATAACTCGGCGAAGCGCATCACCATCCAACATGGACATGGTATAAGAGCGGTGCGCCACCTGCATGGCTGGGGTGTCTTCGTAGCGATCAACCACAACAACCTCAACGCCAAGACGCTGCGCTTCAATCACAACTTCCTTACCAAGTTCGCCGCCACCAAGAAGCATCATTTTCTTTGCAGATGCAGTTTTGGCTGTTCCTAATATTGTCATAGTAAATCCCTTTGAATTAATTACAATCATGCTTTTGACAGGAAACTTCTATGCCAAATTTCCCCCAAAATTGAAAGGATTTCTCTTTTCGATTTCAGGGTGAATAAAGGTGGAACCTAGCTGGTTTGCGCAATTCCGAAAAGAAGGGTGTGAAGCTAATCGTGCATCTTCTTAAGACGAGGGGGGGGAAAGAGGTGCTGCCTAGTGAATTGAAGAGAGTGGGGTGATTGTAAGCAATAAACAAAAAAGGTTTACGGAGTGTTTCCGTAAACCCATGATTTTTCTGGTCGGGATGAGAGGATTTGAACCTCCGATCTCTGCGTCCCGAAGGATGCGATTTGGTTTGCAGGTCTTGTAATTGTTGGTGTTTATTTCTTGGGCACATGCAAAAGGGGGGTAAAAGGGATCTGGGATGTGCCCCAGTATGTGACCAGGAATTAAGTCTACTGTCCTTGGAACGATCCCGTTAGGGGGGAGTTTGATTCTATTTTTGCATAAAGCTGTTGATAGCTCTGAGCTGGGTTTTGCTTTAAATAAATGAACTTTCCACAAATGGAGACGTCATTGACGACAACAGTGCCGCATAATCCAAATTAAATCGTATATGATCTCCAACATGTAGTGGGGTTGTTGTGGTATCGAGTATTATGTGGTCACTGCTTGAACCCAATATATCCACATCAATCATGGGGGTGAGGCCTTTCACCTGGACATCCTGTCTTCCCATCGCCACAATTGATCTGAGCATTTCGCCCTTGTCCTCAAATATTGGTGTGTCGCCAAAAGCGTCTTGCCCAGCTTTTCCTTCAGGGAGGGAAGGTTTGACTTTAGACTCTATCACTTCTGCGACTAAGGAGAATGCATTAAGGTGAAGACGGTCGATAGGCTTTCTCGAAAGAGTCTCCCTTCCTAGAAGAATTGCCTCACCAAGTCGTATATTATTCACTTTGCTTTTGTTGCCATGTTCAAGCATCCAATTAAAATTGGCAGAATTTCCTCCAGAAATTACAGAGAGTTTGATTCCATATATCCTTTCATACATCTTTGCCAAGCGGGAGAGATTGTCCATGTTGTATTGAGTTGGTACAATTCCATTCAAGCACGTAAGGTTTGTCCCTAAGCCGATGATTTGGATGCCTTTCATTTGGAGAACTTCTTCGATCGTCTTGCCGAGATCCTTGCGGAGTATTCCTTCCCTTAGATCACCCATTTCTACCATGAGAACGATGGTATGGATTTTTTTCTGTGCGATAGCGGTCTTGGAGAGTTCTGCTATGACAGCCAACTCAGTATTGAAACTCACATCAGCGTACATAACAACATCATGTACTTCGCTCGCAGAAGGCGTCCTGATCAAAGTGAAAAGGGCGTTTACATGGGCTTTTTTCATGCGGATTAAGTTTTGAATCCTTGAATCACCGAGAGAAGAAATACCTGCGGTTACTATGGCGTTGGCAATTCTTGGATCTCCAAGAAAGCACTTGGTCACCCCCGTAATTTCAATGCCCCTAGCTCCGAACATTGCGTTCAGATTTTTGGCGTTGTCGTGTATTTTGGACAGATCGATTTCAAGGTAAGGTGTCTTCATTAAGTCAGCTTGACTTGGAGCTGGGGGAAAGTGGTCAATATGTTTGCAATGAGTGAATCGCAGCCGAACTTGAGGATGTCCGTGGTGGGTATTTGAAACTGTTCCTGGTAAGACTCAATCGTTTCGTCCATCTCGGAATCGGACATCTTTTCGTGATTGATGGCGATGCCAATTACAGGAGACTTTGAGAAAACTTCAATAAGTTCGATCTCATCTTGCAGGTCAGGCATTTTGATGTCTGGATAATCGCCGAGGCTTTCTCGTTTTGGTGGGTGCTGAACTATGATCGCTTCAGGTTGTCCACCTCTTATGATGAAGCACGAACTCAAATAGGCAGGGTGACTTAGCGAACCTTGCCCTTCGAGAATAATGACGTCCGGCTGCTTTGCTTCCCAAGCTCCGATAATTGCCTTTTCCATTTCGCCCGAAATGAATTGTTCCTTCAAAGCGTCTAATGGAACCCCGAACTCAGCTCCCTGAATCACACCGGTCTGTCCTGTTGCGATCATTATGGCGTTAAGCCCAAGGTCTTGAAGAGCTTGAGTCAATAGGACTGAGGTTGTTCGTTTTCCCACTGCGCTATCCGTTCCAAGGACGGCAATCTTTGGGCACTCAACCTTGCTGATATCGCCGGTAAATACGCTTCTTTGTTTGATGTCTTGTTGTTTTCTAATGTCATGTAACTGGACATTACATTCGGCGGCTTTTCTGGTGAAGTCTTCATCATCAGTGAGGAAGTCATGAAGTCCATTGACGATGTCGAGACTTCTCTCCATCGCATAAAATATCACATCGCGGTCTGTTGAAGAGAAGGCTCCGGACAAAGGGGCCATGCCATAAATAAATATTGTTACCGAGTCGCCTTTCCTCTCAAGAGCTTCTTGAAGATCTTTGTATATAGGGATTCCATTGGCTTCATCGTCAAGTACTTCTCCTGCGTCCAGGCCAGCTTTCGTACTATCGATGATGCCTGCAATTTCATACTTGTTAGAGTAACGGGTCAGCCCGTTGGCCGTTTTCCCATCCATCTCGCCAAATAAACTTTCGCAGTATACAACTGCAAGCTCCTTATTTATCATAGTAAATCCTTAGTAAAAGATTGGTTTACTAAATTGGTGTGGTGATATCACATTGATAATTTGACGTATGATTTTGTCATGCCAATTTAATAATAATGAAAAGTAATTAAAAATTATCATAGTAACATAACATAGAAATATTATTTACAAGTCATAATTAAATTTTTATTTTTTTTTATTTAACGAATACATGCTTTATGATGATAATATAGTTCAAGATTATATGTTGAAATATGTGCTTTATGTGTTGTAATAATCAGCATAATATATTTCAAAGTTCTCTGTATTTTGAAAAAATAGTATTGAATTTCATTTACTGAAAGCGTGTTGCTTTACTTCCATCAAGAACTGAGTAATTCGTTTATATATCAGCCGTGCACGTGTAGGTGCAGTCCATGCTAGCGCTGGTTTGAATTTGAACAAAGTCTATCGAGGAGCCGTGTACGCATCTTGTACGCGGCTCTTTTTTTTGGCGAATTGGCGCTATACATTATCACTGTTTAGAGAATTTGAATGTCTAAAGAATTGTATGTTGGCAACTTGTTTTGGACCTCCACTGAAGACGAAGTACGTGCAGCTTTTGAAGCTTTCGGCGAAGTCCTTTCCGTGAATCTCATCGAAGATCGTGAAACTGGTCGTCCCAATGGCTTTGGTTTCGTCGAAATGGATGACAACGGTACTCGCGAAGAACGCCCCCGCTGGTAGTTTTCGTAGTTAAGCCCTAAACGGCATTTGCGCCCGTCTTTCTCTTGAAAGACGGGTGCTTTTTTTGAATCTAAATTTGCCGCACCAATCTGTGTTTTTACCTTAGCTTTTATTTCTATTTATCGAATAGGCGAGGCAGTAGCAGGTGGAATTGCAGTTGTTGTTAGCAATGGGGGAACAAAACAAAAAAAGGACTTACAGCTATTTGCTGTAAGTCCTTGATTTTTCTGGTCGGGATGAGAGGATTTGAACCTCCGATCTCTGCGTCCCGAACGCAGCGCTCTACCAGACTGAGCCACATCCCGATTGCGTGAGAGGGGTGTTTAGCTCACGGGTGACGAAAAGGCAAGCCAAAATGTACAACTCGGCGCAAGTTTGTGGACAAAGGTGCTAATTCTGCCTAAAGTTCGGAGATTGAATGACAAAATAATCCTTTCGGGGGTGATCGGCTAAGGGTGTCGCCTGCGGTGAGTGCGATGCTGGAGCTGTATCGTCGGAAGACGGTATATGCTTGCTATCCGGCTTATTTCAAAGGAGATGTATACGTGATCAAAGTGCTCGTTGTGGATGATTCCGCTTTTATGAGAAAAGCCCTCAGCACGATGCTCGATAAAGACCCCGATATTACTGTGGTCGGTACTGCTAATAATGGTCAGGAAGGACTGGACATGGTGCGGAGCCTAGATCCTGATGTCGTGACCATGGATATCGAGATGCCCAAAATGGACGGGCTGACCGCTCTGAGGCATATCATGATGGAGTCGCCGCGACCTGTTCTCATGGTCAGTTCCCTGACTACCGAAGGGGCAGAGTCTACCCTGAAGGCGATGGAGCTCGGGGCTGTTGATTTTATACCGAAGCAGTTGTCCAAGGTTTCGCTGGATATCATCAAAATAGAAAAAGATCTTATTGCCCGGGTCAAGACCGTTGCTCTTCGCAAGATGCGGCATGTGTCGGCTCGTGCCGTGCGGCCCAAACCTGCGCCGGTTGTTCGAAGGCGTCGAGTGGCTGGCAGCAGGCCAGTTCGTGACGTGGTCGCCATTGGCGTATCCACTGGCGGGCCTCCTGTTGTTCAGAAAATTCTGTCATCACTTCCCGAAGATTTCCCGGCCTCGATCGTCATTGCGCAGCATATGCCCGCAGCGTTTACCGGTCCCTTTGCCGCCCGTCTTGATGGTGTCAGCAAGCTCACGGTCAAAGAAGCCGAAACCGGTGATGTTCTGAAACCGGGCCATGTCTTCATTTCTCCTGGCGGCAGGCATCTTGTTCTGGATCAGAAAATAAGCCGAGTGGATGTGGTGGTTACTGATGAACCCGCTGGTGAACTCTATAAACCCTCAGCCAATGTGATGATCAGTTCTGTGGCCAAGGCTGTTGGCAAGCGTGCCCTTGGCGTCATCCTGACCGGCATGGGCTATGATGGCTGCGAAGGGATTCGAGATCTCAAGAGTAAAGGTGGCAGGGCATTGGCGCAAAGTGACTCTACGTGTGTTGTCTATGGCATGCCCAAGGCGATTGTTGATGCGAAGTTGGCTGACGAAATTATTGATCTTGATGATATGTCTAATGCCATCATGGAAAATTTATATAAGTAAACCAGGTGGATTGAACCTCGAAAACCCTACTGGGAGGACTTGAGACATGGCGGATTGTACTGAGTACCTGGTACTTTTGGGCAGCGACAACAAAGAAGTTGTTCGGGAAAGCGCATTTATGGCTGGCGAGGACAACTGTGTCGAAGCCGTGCCCAAACTGGCAGAATTGTTGAAGACACATCATCTGGGCATTCAGGAAGCCGTGGATAGCAGCCTACGCAAAATCGGAGGCAAGGAGACCGTACAGGCGGTCATTCCGTTGCTGCGTTCAGACGAGGCTCCGGTGCGCAATCTATCCATGGATATTCTGCGCGAGGTAGGCAATCAGGACATGGCATCCCTCATCGGGTTGATTCATGATAACGATGCCGACATAAGGATTTTTGTTTCCGATATTCTCGGTTCCACCGGCAATATGCTGGCAGTGGAGCCTTTGTGTGACGCGTTGCTGAGGGACCCTGAAGTCAACGTCCGCTATCAGGCCGCAGTCAGTCTTGGCGAGCTTGGTCTGGAAGAGGCTGCCCCGTGTCTGAATCGGGCCATCGACGATGAGGAGTGGGTTCAATACTCCGTCATCGAAGCGTTGACCAAGATCGGGCACGCAAGCTCCGTGGATGCGCTGGTCAAGGCGTTGGACAGTGCGTCTGATCTGGTGGCTTCCATGATCATAGATTCTCTGGGTGAACTCGGAAACGTCAAGGCTGTTACCCTGTTGCTCAAGCGTATGCCGGATGCGCCGACAGCGTTGCGGAACAAGATCGTCAAGGCTGTGGTCAAGATTCTTGGCGGCAAGTCTTTGACCCTGCTGAGTGAAGGGGAGCGTGAGCGGTTCAGGCAATATCTGCTGGTGGCTCTCGAAGATGAAGATGTGGAAATTCAGGATGCGGCAATTCAGGGCTTGGCCCATGTGGGCGGCGAAGAGGCGTCCAAAGGAATTTTGTCCATCGCCGGCGATCTGGATTATGATCGGGATCAGGATCGGTTGAGCAGCATTACCCAGTCTTTGGCCGAAATCGGCATGACCGAAGCCCTCAACGATGGCCTGCTTGGTGAACATGCTGGTGTAGCGCGTGTTGCCGTTCAGGTGTTGTCACAGATTGCCTTTGATACCAGTGCTGAAGAGGATACGGTCTGCTCCGTGCTGATGGATGCGTTCTGGAAAGCCGGGCTGACCATGCAGCGGGAGATCGTCAGCGTCATCGCCTCTCGTGGAAAGGACTGTGCCAAGGACTTCTTTTCACGAGTGCTCGATGAGCATACGGACGGCACTGTCCTGAAGAGTGCGGTATATTTTCTGGGCGAAAAGCTCAGACTGCCTGAAGTGGCAGAACGTATCTTCCCACTCATGGATCATCAGTATGATGACGTCAAGGAAGCCGCTCTGGAGGCATGTATCGCCATCGGAGACGACAAGGTACGGAGCCACTTCCGTGATATGTTTGAAAGTTTGTCTGCCATCCATCGTCTCATGGCCACGTATGCTCTGGGGAAACTGGGGGCCATGGACAACTTTGATCTGTTGACACAGGCAGCCGAGGATGAAGAGCCTGATATCCGCAAGGTCGCTGTGGAGGCCCTGGCTTCAGCCTCTGAAGCGAGTGAGGCGTGGCGGCCGCTGGTTTTGAGAAGGTTGTCCGATGAAAACAAGGACGTCAGGCTGACCGTCATTGAGATCATGGGCCGGTATTACGACGAGGAAATGATCCCGTATCTGCTGGATGCGTTGAATGACCACGACGACTGGGTAAAAATCCGGGCGATGGATGCTCTGGGTGAACACGCCACGGCGGAAGCGGCGTCGGTCATGATTGATATGTTGAATGATCCAAACCGGTTCGTGGTCATGAAAGCCATTGAGGCTTTGGGGAATATCGGTGGGACACAGGCCTTTACGGCATTGCTTGATGTGACCAACAGCGACGAATATGAACTGGTGAGTGCAGCCGAAGACGCTATCGCCAAGATACAGGAATTCCAGGAGTAGGCGCATTCTATGTCTTCGCTTTTTTCCAAAAGCATATCCCTCGGCAAGGAACACAAGATTTCGGACTCGGAATTCACGAATTTGCGGGATTTTATCTATGCCCAATGCGGTATATATGTTGCTGATAATCGTAAATATCTGCTTGAGAACCGGCTGGGAAACCGACTCAAGAAGCTCAATCTCAAGAATTTTGATGAATACTATAACCTGCTGAGGTTTGATGTCGGAAAGGCCCAGGAGATGAAAAAGCTGTTCGAGGTTATCACTACCAATGAGACCAGTTTTTATCGGAATCCGCCCCAGCTCGATGTTTTTCAAAATGAAGTGCTCAACGAAGTGGTCAGCAAGGCTCGCCATCAGGGCAAGAAGCTTAGAATATGGTCTGCAGGGTGTTCGACAGGCGAGGAACCATACACCATCTCCATGATTATTCATGAGATGTTGAAAAAGGAAGTGCCTACCTGGGACATTCGGATTACGGCAAATGATTTGTCAGAGCGTGTTCTCGAGTCCGCGCGCAGAGCTGTTTATAACGACTACACTTTGCGTACGACGCCGAAGGATGTGGCGGACAGATATTTTGAACTTGAGTCGGGGCAGAACCGTCTAAATCAGGAAGTGAAGCGGTTGGTCAGCTTCGGCCAGATCAATCTGAAGGACCGGATTCAGGTAAAGCGTGTACCGCGTTCGCAGATCGTTTTTTGCAGAAATGTTATTATTTATTTTGATGATGAAATGAAAAAGCAGGTCATTAGTGCATTTTATGATAACCTGTTGCCCGGTGGGTACCTCGTAATCGGGCATTCGGAGTCGTTGCACAATATTACCCGAGCTTTTAAGCCGATTCATTATCCTGGCTCGATCATTTATAAAAAGGAAGAGTAGGATGAGCATGGCTTCGGATGGATTTTTTTGGTATTCGATTTGTTCTTCAAGGGGGAACTATGCCTAAACATATTTTGATAGTGGACGATTCAAAGACTGTGCGAAATCTTGTGGCCTTCATAATGAAAAAAGAAGGTTTCAAGGTCACCACGGCGGAGGACGGTCTGGATGGTTTGGAAAAGCTATATAGCTTGAACCAGGTTGATTTGATCGTTTCCGATGTTAATATGCCCCGTATGGATGGATTGACGTTCATCAAGAATGTCCGCGAGCAGGGAGCTTACAGAGATATTCCCATCGTGGTTTTGTCGACTGAAGGACAGGATAAGGATATTCAAACAGGCCTTACTGTGGGCGCAAATCTGTATATGGTCAAACCCGCCCAGCCTGAAAAACTTGTCAGAAATGTCAAGATGTTGCTTGGATAGAGGTTCCGTTGCAGTGTGCATGGGGTGAGTTACAATCCGAGCGTCTCTGTTCCTGTTTTGGAGCGGGCGTTCACAGCTTTAAGGGAAATCCATGAGTCAGGACTTTCTCGATCAAGAAATTTTAGCCGACTTTTTTCTCGAAGCAAAAGAGCATCTGGAAACAATCGAACCCAACTTGCTCGAACTTGAAAAGAGTCCGGAAAATCTGGCCCTTCTCAATGAGATCTTTCGTCCAATGCATTCTCTCAAGGGAGCTTCCGGCTTTCTTGGTTTGAACAAGATCAATGGATTGGCGCACAAGGCAGAGAATATTCTGGATGAATTGCGTCAGGGGTCCATGCTGGTCACCGAGTCCATCATGGATTTGATTCTTTCAGCCACTGACGCCCTGCGGACCATGGTTGATAATCTGGAGAGCAGTGGCGTGGAAGGGGATGTCGACACCTCCCCGATCATCGCTCAGATTGAATTGGCTCTCAAGGGCGAGCTGGCTGAATCCGCTCCGGCCAATGAGCCTGTCTGTGAACCTGAAACAGTTGTCGCTGTTCAAGAGGAACCAGTTCAGGAGAGTACCTCTGCACCTGAACCTGCACCTGTCATTCAATCCGTCCAGGAGACGGATCAAGTTGGGGAGGAAGCCATGCCCTCATCATTCGACCCACAGCCAGATCCCGACTTTGATGCCACTCCCTATGTCTTGACGACCGTGGGTGAAGGCCATCTGGCCGATTTTCTCGAAGAGGCACAGGAAATTGTGGAGAACCTCAACCGCTGCCTCCTGGCTTTGGAAGGGGATCCCGACGACAGTAATGAACTGATCAATGATACCTTCAGATATTTTCATAATCTGAAAGGCAATAGTGGCATAATAGGCTTCAAGGAACTCAATTCCCTGACTCATGAAGCTGAAACGCTGCTCAATAATGTCCGT containing:
- a CDS encoding response regulator encodes the protein MPKHILIVDDSKTVRNLVAFIMKKEGFKVTTAEDGLDGLEKLYSLNQVDLIVSDVNMPRMDGLTFIKNVREQGAYRDIPIVVLSTEGQDKDIQTGLTVGANLYMVKPAQPEKLVRNVKMLLG
- a CDS encoding CheR family methyltransferase: MSSLFSKSISLGKEHKISDSEFTNLRDFIYAQCGIYVADNRKYLLENRLGNRLKKLNLKNFDEYYNLLRFDVGKAQEMKKLFEVITTNETSFYRNPPQLDVFQNEVLNEVVSKARHQGKKLRIWSAGCSTGEEPYTISMIIHEMLKKEVPTWDIRITANDLSERVLESARRAVYNDYTLRTTPKDVADRYFELESGQNRLNQEVKRLVSFGQINLKDRIQVKRVPRSQIVFCRNVIIYFDDEMKKQVISAFYDNLLPGGYLVIGHSESLHNITRAFKPIHYPGSIIYKKEE
- a CDS encoding HEAT repeat domain-containing protein, whose amino-acid sequence is MADCTEYLVLLGSDNKEVVRESAFMAGEDNCVEAVPKLAELLKTHHLGIQEAVDSSLRKIGGKETVQAVIPLLRSDEAPVRNLSMDILREVGNQDMASLIGLIHDNDADIRIFVSDILGSTGNMLAVEPLCDALLRDPEVNVRYQAAVSLGELGLEEAAPCLNRAIDDEEWVQYSVIEALTKIGHASSVDALVKALDSASDLVASMIIDSLGELGNVKAVTLLLKRMPDAPTALRNKIVKAVVKILGGKSLTLLSEGERERFRQYLLVALEDEDVEIQDAAIQGLAHVGGEEASKGILSIAGDLDYDRDQDRLSSITQSLAEIGMTEALNDGLLGEHAGVARVAVQVLSQIAFDTSAEEDTVCSVLMDAFWKAGLTMQREIVSVIASRGKDCAKDFFSRVLDEHTDGTVLKSAVYFLGEKLRLPEVAERIFPLMDHQYDDVKEAALEACIAIGDDKVRSHFRDMFESLSAIHRLMATYALGKLGAMDNFDLLTQAAEDEEPDIRKVAVEALASASEASEAWRPLVLRRLSDENKDVRLTVIEIMGRYYDEEMIPYLLDALNDHDDWVKIRAMDALGEHATAEAASVMIDMLNDPNRFVVMKAIEALGNIGGTQAFTALLDVTNSDEYELVSAAEDAIAKIQEFQE